A region of Neovison vison isolate M4711 chromosome 7, ASM_NN_V1, whole genome shotgun sequence DNA encodes the following proteins:
- the PDZD3 gene encoding Na(+)/H(+) exchange regulatory cofactor NHE-RF4 isoform X4 — MEAATAGLRDTASLTARKFEFNPKWGIDNPVLSLAEDFDPSDLQRLQRPRFCLLSKEEGGSFGFHLQELGRAGPVVCRVDPGTSAQYQGLQEGDRILGVNDRVVECEDYAVVVRCIRASGPRVLLTVLAQHVHDVARAQQGNSARLCPPLGPGVRPRLCHVVKDEGGFGFSVSYSHQDPFWLVLSTGGAAERAGVPPGARLLEVNGVSVEKFTYHQLSRKLWQSGDQVTLLVAGPEVEERCRQLGMPLAAPLAEGWALPTRPRRLHLKKGSQGFGFLLREEKGLDGRPGQFLWEVDPGLPAEKAGMQAGDRLVAVAGESVEGLGHEETVARIRAQGSCVSLIVVDPKADRFFSMVRLSPLLFLESTEAPASPQETCSASLVETKDLPVEDTAMPLVPGGSRQCSLYPAPGGGYGFRLSCVASEPRIFISQVTLGGSAAQAGLQMGDVILEVNGYPMGGENDLEKLQQLAVAEPPLHLKLAARSCQGSEACNPPGYGEDWAPGSELL; from the exons ATGGAGGCAGCTACAG CAGGTCTCCGGGACACAGCCTCCTTAACAGCTCG GAAGTTTGAGTTTAACCCAAAGTGGGGCATTGATAATCCTGTCCTCTCTCTGGCTGAAGACTTCGACCCCTCCG aTCTCCAGCGCCTGCAGAGGCCTCGTTTCTGtctgctgagcaaagaggaaGGCGGGAGTTTTGGCTTCCACCTGCAggagctgggcagggctgggcctgtGGTGTGCAGGGTGGACCCAGGCACCTCTGCCCAGTACCAGGGCCTACAGGAAGGGGACCGGATCCTGGGGGTGAATGACCGAGTCGTGGAATGTGAAGACTACGCTGTG GTGGTTCGCTGCATCCGGGCTAGCGGGCCCCGCGTGCTGCTGACCGTCTTGGCGCAGCACGTGCATGATGTCGCTCGAGCTCAGCAGGGGAACAGCGCCCGCCTCTGTCCTCCTCTCGGCCCTGGGGTCCGGCCCCGACTGTGCCACGTAGTGAAAGACGAGGGTGGTTTTGGCTTCAGTGTCTCCTACA GCCATCAGGATCCTTTCTGGCTGGTGCTGAGCACTGGAGGAGCAGCTGAGCGGGCAGGGGTGCCCCCTGGGGCCCGGCTGCTGGAAGTGAACGGGGTCAGCGTGGAGAAGTTCACTTATCACCAGCTCAGCAGGAAG CTTTGGCAGAGTGGAGACCAAGTGACCCTGCTGGTGGCAGGGCCAGAGGTGGAGGAACGGTGTCGCCAGCTGGGAATGCCCCTGGCTGCACCCCTGGCAGAGGGCTGGGCACTGCCCACCAGGCCCCGCCGTCTGCACCTAAAGAAAGGGTCCCAGGGCTTTGGGTTCCTGCTTCGTGAGGAGAAAGGTCTTGATGGTCGCCCTG GACAGTTCCTGTGGGAGGTGGACCCAGGACTGCCAGCTGAGAAAGCCGGGATGCAGGCTGGGGACCGGCTGGTGGCTGTGGCTGGGGAAAGTGTGGAGGGGCTGGGCCATGAGGAGACGGTGGCCAGGATCCGGGCGCAGGGCTCCTGTGTCTCCCTCATTGTTGTCGACCCTAAAGCTGACCGCTTCTTCAGCATG GTTCGCTTATCCCCACTTCTCTTCTTGGAGAGCACAGAGGCTCCTGCCTCCCCGCAGGAAACCTGCTCGGCCTCTCTGGTTGAAACCAAGGACCTACCAGTTGAAGACACAGCCATGCCTCTTGTCCCAGGCGGCTCCCGCCAGTGCTCCCTATACCCTGCGCCCGGCGGTGGCTATGGCTTCCGACTTAGCTGTGTGGCCAGTGAGCCTCGAATCTTCATCTCCCAG GTGACACTAGGAGGCTCAGCTGCCCAGGCAGGGCTGCAAATGGGAGACGTGATTCTGGAGGTGAACGGGTATCCCATGGGTGGAGAGAATGACCTGGAAAAGCTTCAGCAGCTGGCTGTGGCTGAGCCACCGCTCCACCTGAAGCTGGCAGCGAGGTCTTGCCAGGGCTCGGAAGCCTGCAATCCCCCCGGGTATGGAGAG
- the PDZD3 gene encoding Na(+)/H(+) exchange regulatory cofactor NHE-RF4 isoform X3 — MEGASPECLRDTASLTARKFEFNPKWGIDNPVLSLAEDFDPSDLQRLQRPRFCLLSKEEGGSFGFHLQELGRAGPVVCRVDPGTSAQYQGLQEGDRILGVNDRVVECEDYAVVVRCIRASGPRVLLTVLAQHVHDVARAQQGNSARLCPPLGPGVRPRLCHVVKDEGGFGFSVSYSHQDPFWLVLSTGGAAERAGVPPGARLLEVNGVSVEKFTYHQLSRKLWQSGDQVTLLVAGPEVEERCRQLGMPLAAPLAEGWALPTRPRRLHLKKGSQGFGFLLREEKGLDGRPGQFLWEVDPGLPAEKAGMQAGDRLVAVAGESVEGLGHEETVARIRAQGSCVSLIVVDPKADRFFSMVRLSPLLFLESTEAPASPQETCSASLVETKDLPVEDTAMPLVPGGSRQCSLYPAPGGGYGFRLSCVASEPRIFISQVTLGGSAAQAGLQMGDVILEVNGYPMGGENDLEKLQQLAVAEPPLHLKLAARSCQGSEACNPPGYGEDWAPGSELL, encoded by the exons ATGGAGGGAGCAAGCCCTGAGT GTCTCCGGGACACAGCCTCCTTAACAGCTCG GAAGTTTGAGTTTAACCCAAAGTGGGGCATTGATAATCCTGTCCTCTCTCTGGCTGAAGACTTCGACCCCTCCG aTCTCCAGCGCCTGCAGAGGCCTCGTTTCTGtctgctgagcaaagaggaaGGCGGGAGTTTTGGCTTCCACCTGCAggagctgggcagggctgggcctgtGGTGTGCAGGGTGGACCCAGGCACCTCTGCCCAGTACCAGGGCCTACAGGAAGGGGACCGGATCCTGGGGGTGAATGACCGAGTCGTGGAATGTGAAGACTACGCTGTG GTGGTTCGCTGCATCCGGGCTAGCGGGCCCCGCGTGCTGCTGACCGTCTTGGCGCAGCACGTGCATGATGTCGCTCGAGCTCAGCAGGGGAACAGCGCCCGCCTCTGTCCTCCTCTCGGCCCTGGGGTCCGGCCCCGACTGTGCCACGTAGTGAAAGACGAGGGTGGTTTTGGCTTCAGTGTCTCCTACA GCCATCAGGATCCTTTCTGGCTGGTGCTGAGCACTGGAGGAGCAGCTGAGCGGGCAGGGGTGCCCCCTGGGGCCCGGCTGCTGGAAGTGAACGGGGTCAGCGTGGAGAAGTTCACTTATCACCAGCTCAGCAGGAAG CTTTGGCAGAGTGGAGACCAAGTGACCCTGCTGGTGGCAGGGCCAGAGGTGGAGGAACGGTGTCGCCAGCTGGGAATGCCCCTGGCTGCACCCCTGGCAGAGGGCTGGGCACTGCCCACCAGGCCCCGCCGTCTGCACCTAAAGAAAGGGTCCCAGGGCTTTGGGTTCCTGCTTCGTGAGGAGAAAGGTCTTGATGGTCGCCCTG GACAGTTCCTGTGGGAGGTGGACCCAGGACTGCCAGCTGAGAAAGCCGGGATGCAGGCTGGGGACCGGCTGGTGGCTGTGGCTGGGGAAAGTGTGGAGGGGCTGGGCCATGAGGAGACGGTGGCCAGGATCCGGGCGCAGGGCTCCTGTGTCTCCCTCATTGTTGTCGACCCTAAAGCTGACCGCTTCTTCAGCATG GTTCGCTTATCCCCACTTCTCTTCTTGGAGAGCACAGAGGCTCCTGCCTCCCCGCAGGAAACCTGCTCGGCCTCTCTGGTTGAAACCAAGGACCTACCAGTTGAAGACACAGCCATGCCTCTTGTCCCAGGCGGCTCCCGCCAGTGCTCCCTATACCCTGCGCCCGGCGGTGGCTATGGCTTCCGACTTAGCTGTGTGGCCAGTGAGCCTCGAATCTTCATCTCCCAG GTGACACTAGGAGGCTCAGCTGCCCAGGCAGGGCTGCAAATGGGAGACGTGATTCTGGAGGTGAACGGGTATCCCATGGGTGGAGAGAATGACCTGGAAAAGCTTCAGCAGCTGGCTGTGGCTGAGCCACCGCTCCACCTGAAGCTGGCAGCGAGGTCTTGCCAGGGCTCGGAAGCCTGCAATCCCCCCGGGTATGGAGAG
- the PDZD3 gene encoding Na(+)/H(+) exchange regulatory cofactor NHE-RF4 isoform X5 produces MEAATGLRDTASLTARKFEFNPKWGIDNPVLSLAEDFDPSDLQRLQRPRFCLLSKEEGGSFGFHLQELGRAGPVVCRVDPGTSAQYQGLQEGDRILGVNDRVVECEDYAVVVRCIRASGPRVLLTVLAQHVHDVARAQQGNSARLCPPLGPGVRPRLCHVVKDEGGFGFSVSYSHQDPFWLVLSTGGAAERAGVPPGARLLEVNGVSVEKFTYHQLSRKLWQSGDQVTLLVAGPEVEERCRQLGMPLAAPLAEGWALPTRPRRLHLKKGSQGFGFLLREEKGLDGRPGQFLWEVDPGLPAEKAGMQAGDRLVAVAGESVEGLGHEETVARIRAQGSCVSLIVVDPKADRFFSMVRLSPLLFLESTEAPASPQETCSASLVETKDLPVEDTAMPLVPGGSRQCSLYPAPGGGYGFRLSCVASEPRIFISQVTLGGSAAQAGLQMGDVILEVNGYPMGGENDLEKLQQLAVAEPPLHLKLAARSCQGSEACNPPGYGEDWAPGSELL; encoded by the exons ATGGAGGCAGCTACAG GTCTCCGGGACACAGCCTCCTTAACAGCTCG GAAGTTTGAGTTTAACCCAAAGTGGGGCATTGATAATCCTGTCCTCTCTCTGGCTGAAGACTTCGACCCCTCCG aTCTCCAGCGCCTGCAGAGGCCTCGTTTCTGtctgctgagcaaagaggaaGGCGGGAGTTTTGGCTTCCACCTGCAggagctgggcagggctgggcctgtGGTGTGCAGGGTGGACCCAGGCACCTCTGCCCAGTACCAGGGCCTACAGGAAGGGGACCGGATCCTGGGGGTGAATGACCGAGTCGTGGAATGTGAAGACTACGCTGTG GTGGTTCGCTGCATCCGGGCTAGCGGGCCCCGCGTGCTGCTGACCGTCTTGGCGCAGCACGTGCATGATGTCGCTCGAGCTCAGCAGGGGAACAGCGCCCGCCTCTGTCCTCCTCTCGGCCCTGGGGTCCGGCCCCGACTGTGCCACGTAGTGAAAGACGAGGGTGGTTTTGGCTTCAGTGTCTCCTACA GCCATCAGGATCCTTTCTGGCTGGTGCTGAGCACTGGAGGAGCAGCTGAGCGGGCAGGGGTGCCCCCTGGGGCCCGGCTGCTGGAAGTGAACGGGGTCAGCGTGGAGAAGTTCACTTATCACCAGCTCAGCAGGAAG CTTTGGCAGAGTGGAGACCAAGTGACCCTGCTGGTGGCAGGGCCAGAGGTGGAGGAACGGTGTCGCCAGCTGGGAATGCCCCTGGCTGCACCCCTGGCAGAGGGCTGGGCACTGCCCACCAGGCCCCGCCGTCTGCACCTAAAGAAAGGGTCCCAGGGCTTTGGGTTCCTGCTTCGTGAGGAGAAAGGTCTTGATGGTCGCCCTG GACAGTTCCTGTGGGAGGTGGACCCAGGACTGCCAGCTGAGAAAGCCGGGATGCAGGCTGGGGACCGGCTGGTGGCTGTGGCTGGGGAAAGTGTGGAGGGGCTGGGCCATGAGGAGACGGTGGCCAGGATCCGGGCGCAGGGCTCCTGTGTCTCCCTCATTGTTGTCGACCCTAAAGCTGACCGCTTCTTCAGCATG GTTCGCTTATCCCCACTTCTCTTCTTGGAGAGCACAGAGGCTCCTGCCTCCCCGCAGGAAACCTGCTCGGCCTCTCTGGTTGAAACCAAGGACCTACCAGTTGAAGACACAGCCATGCCTCTTGTCCCAGGCGGCTCCCGCCAGTGCTCCCTATACCCTGCGCCCGGCGGTGGCTATGGCTTCCGACTTAGCTGTGTGGCCAGTGAGCCTCGAATCTTCATCTCCCAG GTGACACTAGGAGGCTCAGCTGCCCAGGCAGGGCTGCAAATGGGAGACGTGATTCTGGAGGTGAACGGGTATCCCATGGGTGGAGAGAATGACCTGGAAAAGCTTCAGCAGCTGGCTGTGGCTGAGCCACCGCTCCACCTGAAGCTGGCAGCGAGGTCTTGCCAGGGCTCGGAAGCCTGCAATCCCCCCGGGTATGGAGAG
- the PDZD3 gene encoding Na(+)/H(+) exchange regulatory cofactor NHE-RF4 isoform X7 — MEGASPESGLRDTASLTARKFEFNPKWGIDNPVLSLAEDFDPSDLQRLQRPRFCLLSKEEGGSFGFHLQELGRAGPVVCRVDPGTSAQYQGLQEGDRILGVNDRVVECEDYAVVVRCIRASGPRVLLTVLAQHVHDVARAQQGNSARLCPPLGPGVRPRLCHVVKDEGGFGFSVSYSHQDPFWLVLSTGGAAERAGVPPGARLLEVNGVSVEKFTYHQLSRKLWQSGDQVTLLVAGPEVEERCRQLGMPLAAPLAEGWALPTRPRRLHLKKGSQGFGFLLREEKGLDGRPEAPASPQETCSASLVETKDLPVEDTAMPLVPGGSRQCSLYPAPGGGYGFRLSCVASEPRIFISQVTLGGSAAQAGLQMGDVILEVNGYPMGGENDLEKLQQLAVAEPPLHLKLAARSCQGSEACNPPGYGEDWAPGSELL; from the exons ATGGAGGGAGCAAGCCCTGAGT CAGGTCTCCGGGACACAGCCTCCTTAACAGCTCG GAAGTTTGAGTTTAACCCAAAGTGGGGCATTGATAATCCTGTCCTCTCTCTGGCTGAAGACTTCGACCCCTCCG aTCTCCAGCGCCTGCAGAGGCCTCGTTTCTGtctgctgagcaaagaggaaGGCGGGAGTTTTGGCTTCCACCTGCAggagctgggcagggctgggcctgtGGTGTGCAGGGTGGACCCAGGCACCTCTGCCCAGTACCAGGGCCTACAGGAAGGGGACCGGATCCTGGGGGTGAATGACCGAGTCGTGGAATGTGAAGACTACGCTGTG GTGGTTCGCTGCATCCGGGCTAGCGGGCCCCGCGTGCTGCTGACCGTCTTGGCGCAGCACGTGCATGATGTCGCTCGAGCTCAGCAGGGGAACAGCGCCCGCCTCTGTCCTCCTCTCGGCCCTGGGGTCCGGCCCCGACTGTGCCACGTAGTGAAAGACGAGGGTGGTTTTGGCTTCAGTGTCTCCTACA GCCATCAGGATCCTTTCTGGCTGGTGCTGAGCACTGGAGGAGCAGCTGAGCGGGCAGGGGTGCCCCCTGGGGCCCGGCTGCTGGAAGTGAACGGGGTCAGCGTGGAGAAGTTCACTTATCACCAGCTCAGCAGGAAG CTTTGGCAGAGTGGAGACCAAGTGACCCTGCTGGTGGCAGGGCCAGAGGTGGAGGAACGGTGTCGCCAGCTGGGAATGCCCCTGGCTGCACCCCTGGCAGAGGGCTGGGCACTGCCCACCAGGCCCCGCCGTCTGCACCTAAAGAAAGGGTCCCAGGGCTTTGGGTTCCTGCTTCGTGAGGAGAAAGGTCTTGATGGTCGCCCTG AGGCTCCTGCCTCCCCGCAGGAAACCTGCTCGGCCTCTCTGGTTGAAACCAAGGACCTACCAGTTGAAGACACAGCCATGCCTCTTGTCCCAGGCGGCTCCCGCCAGTGCTCCCTATACCCTGCGCCCGGCGGTGGCTATGGCTTCCGACTTAGCTGTGTGGCCAGTGAGCCTCGAATCTTCATCTCCCAG GTGACACTAGGAGGCTCAGCTGCCCAGGCAGGGCTGCAAATGGGAGACGTGATTCTGGAGGTGAACGGGTATCCCATGGGTGGAGAGAATGACCTGGAAAAGCTTCAGCAGCTGGCTGTGGCTGAGCCACCGCTCCACCTGAAGCTGGCAGCGAGGTCTTGCCAGGGCTCGGAAGCCTGCAATCCCCCCGGGTATGGAGAG
- the PDZD3 gene encoding Na(+)/H(+) exchange regulatory cofactor NHE-RF4 isoform X1, whose product MTLEEESGWGENAALFHSSLLCTAGLRDTASLTARKFEFNPKWGIDNPVLSLAEDFDPSDLQRLQRPRFCLLSKEEGGSFGFHLQELGRAGPVVCRVDPGTSAQYQGLQEGDRILGVNDRVVECEDYAVVVRCIRASGPRVLLTVLAQHVHDVARAQQGNSARLCPPLGPGVRPRLCHVVKDEGGFGFSVSYSHQDPFWLVLSTGGAAERAGVPPGARLLEVNGVSVEKFTYHQLSRKLWQSGDQVTLLVAGPEVEERCRQLGMPLAAPLAEGWALPTRPRRLHLKKGSQGFGFLLREEKGLDGRPGQFLWEVDPGLPAEKAGMQAGDRLVAVAGESVEGLGHEETVARIRAQGSCVSLIVVDPKADRFFSMVRLSPLLFLESTEAPASPQETCSASLVETKDLPVEDTAMPLVPGGSRQCSLYPAPGGGYGFRLSCVASEPRIFISQVTLGGSAAQAGLQMGDVILEVNGYPMGGENDLEKLQQLAVAEPPLHLKLAARSCQGSEACNPPGYGEDWAPGSELL is encoded by the exons ATGACCCTGGAAGAGGAGTCGGGGTGGGGAGAGAATGCAGCCCTCTTCCACTCATCCCTTCTTTGCACAGCAGGTCTCCGGGACACAGCCTCCTTAACAGCTCG GAAGTTTGAGTTTAACCCAAAGTGGGGCATTGATAATCCTGTCCTCTCTCTGGCTGAAGACTTCGACCCCTCCG aTCTCCAGCGCCTGCAGAGGCCTCGTTTCTGtctgctgagcaaagaggaaGGCGGGAGTTTTGGCTTCCACCTGCAggagctgggcagggctgggcctgtGGTGTGCAGGGTGGACCCAGGCACCTCTGCCCAGTACCAGGGCCTACAGGAAGGGGACCGGATCCTGGGGGTGAATGACCGAGTCGTGGAATGTGAAGACTACGCTGTG GTGGTTCGCTGCATCCGGGCTAGCGGGCCCCGCGTGCTGCTGACCGTCTTGGCGCAGCACGTGCATGATGTCGCTCGAGCTCAGCAGGGGAACAGCGCCCGCCTCTGTCCTCCTCTCGGCCCTGGGGTCCGGCCCCGACTGTGCCACGTAGTGAAAGACGAGGGTGGTTTTGGCTTCAGTGTCTCCTACA GCCATCAGGATCCTTTCTGGCTGGTGCTGAGCACTGGAGGAGCAGCTGAGCGGGCAGGGGTGCCCCCTGGGGCCCGGCTGCTGGAAGTGAACGGGGTCAGCGTGGAGAAGTTCACTTATCACCAGCTCAGCAGGAAG CTTTGGCAGAGTGGAGACCAAGTGACCCTGCTGGTGGCAGGGCCAGAGGTGGAGGAACGGTGTCGCCAGCTGGGAATGCCCCTGGCTGCACCCCTGGCAGAGGGCTGGGCACTGCCCACCAGGCCCCGCCGTCTGCACCTAAAGAAAGGGTCCCAGGGCTTTGGGTTCCTGCTTCGTGAGGAGAAAGGTCTTGATGGTCGCCCTG GACAGTTCCTGTGGGAGGTGGACCCAGGACTGCCAGCTGAGAAAGCCGGGATGCAGGCTGGGGACCGGCTGGTGGCTGTGGCTGGGGAAAGTGTGGAGGGGCTGGGCCATGAGGAGACGGTGGCCAGGATCCGGGCGCAGGGCTCCTGTGTCTCCCTCATTGTTGTCGACCCTAAAGCTGACCGCTTCTTCAGCATG GTTCGCTTATCCCCACTTCTCTTCTTGGAGAGCACAGAGGCTCCTGCCTCCCCGCAGGAAACCTGCTCGGCCTCTCTGGTTGAAACCAAGGACCTACCAGTTGAAGACACAGCCATGCCTCTTGTCCCAGGCGGCTCCCGCCAGTGCTCCCTATACCCTGCGCCCGGCGGTGGCTATGGCTTCCGACTTAGCTGTGTGGCCAGTGAGCCTCGAATCTTCATCTCCCAG GTGACACTAGGAGGCTCAGCTGCCCAGGCAGGGCTGCAAATGGGAGACGTGATTCTGGAGGTGAACGGGTATCCCATGGGTGGAGAGAATGACCTGGAAAAGCTTCAGCAGCTGGCTGTGGCTGAGCCACCGCTCCACCTGAAGCTGGCAGCGAGGTCTTGCCAGGGCTCGGAAGCCTGCAATCCCCCCGGGTATGGAGAG
- the PDZD3 gene encoding Na(+)/H(+) exchange regulatory cofactor NHE-RF4 isoform X6 — MSSARSYLHPSPPCRKFEFNPKWGIDNPVLSLAEDFDPSDLQRLQRPRFCLLSKEEGGSFGFHLQELGRAGPVVCRVDPGTSAQYQGLQEGDRILGVNDRVVECEDYAVVVRCIRASGPRVLLTVLAQHVHDVARAQQGNSARLCPPLGPGVRPRLCHVVKDEGGFGFSVSYSHQDPFWLVLSTGGAAERAGVPPGARLLEVNGVSVEKFTYHQLSRKLWQSGDQVTLLVAGPEVEERCRQLGMPLAAPLAEGWALPTRPRRLHLKKGSQGFGFLLREEKGLDGRPGQFLWEVDPGLPAEKAGMQAGDRLVAVAGESVEGLGHEETVARIRAQGSCVSLIVVDPKADRFFSMVRLSPLLFLESTEAPASPQETCSASLVETKDLPVEDTAMPLVPGGSRQCSLYPAPGGGYGFRLSCVASEPRIFISQVTLGGSAAQAGLQMGDVILEVNGYPMGGENDLEKLQQLAVAEPPLHLKLAARSCQGSEACNPPGYGEDWAPGSELL, encoded by the exons ATGTCATCAGCTCGCTCCTACCTGCATCCCTCGCCTCCTTGCAGGAAGTTTGAGTTTAACCCAAAGTGGGGCATTGATAATCCTGTCCTCTCTCTGGCTGAAGACTTCGACCCCTCCG aTCTCCAGCGCCTGCAGAGGCCTCGTTTCTGtctgctgagcaaagaggaaGGCGGGAGTTTTGGCTTCCACCTGCAggagctgggcagggctgggcctgtGGTGTGCAGGGTGGACCCAGGCACCTCTGCCCAGTACCAGGGCCTACAGGAAGGGGACCGGATCCTGGGGGTGAATGACCGAGTCGTGGAATGTGAAGACTACGCTGTG GTGGTTCGCTGCATCCGGGCTAGCGGGCCCCGCGTGCTGCTGACCGTCTTGGCGCAGCACGTGCATGATGTCGCTCGAGCTCAGCAGGGGAACAGCGCCCGCCTCTGTCCTCCTCTCGGCCCTGGGGTCCGGCCCCGACTGTGCCACGTAGTGAAAGACGAGGGTGGTTTTGGCTTCAGTGTCTCCTACA GCCATCAGGATCCTTTCTGGCTGGTGCTGAGCACTGGAGGAGCAGCTGAGCGGGCAGGGGTGCCCCCTGGGGCCCGGCTGCTGGAAGTGAACGGGGTCAGCGTGGAGAAGTTCACTTATCACCAGCTCAGCAGGAAG CTTTGGCAGAGTGGAGACCAAGTGACCCTGCTGGTGGCAGGGCCAGAGGTGGAGGAACGGTGTCGCCAGCTGGGAATGCCCCTGGCTGCACCCCTGGCAGAGGGCTGGGCACTGCCCACCAGGCCCCGCCGTCTGCACCTAAAGAAAGGGTCCCAGGGCTTTGGGTTCCTGCTTCGTGAGGAGAAAGGTCTTGATGGTCGCCCTG GACAGTTCCTGTGGGAGGTGGACCCAGGACTGCCAGCTGAGAAAGCCGGGATGCAGGCTGGGGACCGGCTGGTGGCTGTGGCTGGGGAAAGTGTGGAGGGGCTGGGCCATGAGGAGACGGTGGCCAGGATCCGGGCGCAGGGCTCCTGTGTCTCCCTCATTGTTGTCGACCCTAAAGCTGACCGCTTCTTCAGCATG GTTCGCTTATCCCCACTTCTCTTCTTGGAGAGCACAGAGGCTCCTGCCTCCCCGCAGGAAACCTGCTCGGCCTCTCTGGTTGAAACCAAGGACCTACCAGTTGAAGACACAGCCATGCCTCTTGTCCCAGGCGGCTCCCGCCAGTGCTCCCTATACCCTGCGCCCGGCGGTGGCTATGGCTTCCGACTTAGCTGTGTGGCCAGTGAGCCTCGAATCTTCATCTCCCAG GTGACACTAGGAGGCTCAGCTGCCCAGGCAGGGCTGCAAATGGGAGACGTGATTCTGGAGGTGAACGGGTATCCCATGGGTGGAGAGAATGACCTGGAAAAGCTTCAGCAGCTGGCTGTGGCTGAGCCACCGCTCCACCTGAAGCTGGCAGCGAGGTCTTGCCAGGGCTCGGAAGCCTGCAATCCCCCCGGGTATGGAGAG
- the PDZD3 gene encoding Na(+)/H(+) exchange regulatory cofactor NHE-RF4 isoform X2: MEGASPESGLRDTASLTARKFEFNPKWGIDNPVLSLAEDFDPSDLQRLQRPRFCLLSKEEGGSFGFHLQELGRAGPVVCRVDPGTSAQYQGLQEGDRILGVNDRVVECEDYAVVVRCIRASGPRVLLTVLAQHVHDVARAQQGNSARLCPPLGPGVRPRLCHVVKDEGGFGFSVSYSHQDPFWLVLSTGGAAERAGVPPGARLLEVNGVSVEKFTYHQLSRKLWQSGDQVTLLVAGPEVEERCRQLGMPLAAPLAEGWALPTRPRRLHLKKGSQGFGFLLREEKGLDGRPGQFLWEVDPGLPAEKAGMQAGDRLVAVAGESVEGLGHEETVARIRAQGSCVSLIVVDPKADRFFSMVRLSPLLFLESTEAPASPQETCSASLVETKDLPVEDTAMPLVPGGSRQCSLYPAPGGGYGFRLSCVASEPRIFISQVTLGGSAAQAGLQMGDVILEVNGYPMGGENDLEKLQQLAVAEPPLHLKLAARSCQGSEACNPPGYGEDWAPGSELL; the protein is encoded by the exons ATGGAGGGAGCAAGCCCTGAGT CAGGTCTCCGGGACACAGCCTCCTTAACAGCTCG GAAGTTTGAGTTTAACCCAAAGTGGGGCATTGATAATCCTGTCCTCTCTCTGGCTGAAGACTTCGACCCCTCCG aTCTCCAGCGCCTGCAGAGGCCTCGTTTCTGtctgctgagcaaagaggaaGGCGGGAGTTTTGGCTTCCACCTGCAggagctgggcagggctgggcctgtGGTGTGCAGGGTGGACCCAGGCACCTCTGCCCAGTACCAGGGCCTACAGGAAGGGGACCGGATCCTGGGGGTGAATGACCGAGTCGTGGAATGTGAAGACTACGCTGTG GTGGTTCGCTGCATCCGGGCTAGCGGGCCCCGCGTGCTGCTGACCGTCTTGGCGCAGCACGTGCATGATGTCGCTCGAGCTCAGCAGGGGAACAGCGCCCGCCTCTGTCCTCCTCTCGGCCCTGGGGTCCGGCCCCGACTGTGCCACGTAGTGAAAGACGAGGGTGGTTTTGGCTTCAGTGTCTCCTACA GCCATCAGGATCCTTTCTGGCTGGTGCTGAGCACTGGAGGAGCAGCTGAGCGGGCAGGGGTGCCCCCTGGGGCCCGGCTGCTGGAAGTGAACGGGGTCAGCGTGGAGAAGTTCACTTATCACCAGCTCAGCAGGAAG CTTTGGCAGAGTGGAGACCAAGTGACCCTGCTGGTGGCAGGGCCAGAGGTGGAGGAACGGTGTCGCCAGCTGGGAATGCCCCTGGCTGCACCCCTGGCAGAGGGCTGGGCACTGCCCACCAGGCCCCGCCGTCTGCACCTAAAGAAAGGGTCCCAGGGCTTTGGGTTCCTGCTTCGTGAGGAGAAAGGTCTTGATGGTCGCCCTG GACAGTTCCTGTGGGAGGTGGACCCAGGACTGCCAGCTGAGAAAGCCGGGATGCAGGCTGGGGACCGGCTGGTGGCTGTGGCTGGGGAAAGTGTGGAGGGGCTGGGCCATGAGGAGACGGTGGCCAGGATCCGGGCGCAGGGCTCCTGTGTCTCCCTCATTGTTGTCGACCCTAAAGCTGACCGCTTCTTCAGCATG GTTCGCTTATCCCCACTTCTCTTCTTGGAGAGCACAGAGGCTCCTGCCTCCCCGCAGGAAACCTGCTCGGCCTCTCTGGTTGAAACCAAGGACCTACCAGTTGAAGACACAGCCATGCCTCTTGTCCCAGGCGGCTCCCGCCAGTGCTCCCTATACCCTGCGCCCGGCGGTGGCTATGGCTTCCGACTTAGCTGTGTGGCCAGTGAGCCTCGAATCTTCATCTCCCAG GTGACACTAGGAGGCTCAGCTGCCCAGGCAGGGCTGCAAATGGGAGACGTGATTCTGGAGGTGAACGGGTATCCCATGGGTGGAGAGAATGACCTGGAAAAGCTTCAGCAGCTGGCTGTGGCTGAGCCACCGCTCCACCTGAAGCTGGCAGCGAGGTCTTGCCAGGGCTCGGAAGCCTGCAATCCCCCCGGGTATGGAGAG